From a single Candidatus Izimaplasma bacterium HR1 genomic region:
- the mutL gene encoding DNA mismatch repair protein MutL, which produces MGKIIQLDDNLSNLIAAGEVVENMASVVKELVENSIDANSANIRIELQEYGLNEIKIVDDGDGMSLEDMKMAVKRHATSKIKTANDLFHINSLGFRGEALPSIASVSHLEIISSEGELGHRIFYLKGELKESGEYAPRKGTSIAVRYLFYNTPARLKHLKATNTELSYIVDYINKIALSHPEISFTLSNNNKQLFKSNGSSEYLKVLSNIYNIDIIKNMVKFENKNQYFEINGYLTKPIFSRSSRTHITVIANNRMIKNNKVINAVTEGFRTYLPIGKYPIVFLNITLDPLLIDVNVHPQKLEVKFTEERMLLSLIKTTINDTLKTLSLIPEIKEEAPKQVFVNESLDLRQEDKTEKTYKYEDLKFKSKDKQPSLVKEDFVNYINNLVEKKKEKDIHNELVIEEKLVEEKLEVKEIKRPSLPRLEYIGQYLGTYLIAQNEEGLYLVDQHAAAERVRYENYYNRMSTVEVISTELLIPITLNLSNQEVLALEDNLEVFKPLGLELIVNDYMGVDILKVPTWFPETFERIYTEEIVRYVLEGKDVTIGEIRDSLAKSLSCKHSIKANKFINKNEIEKLLADLEKTVNPYTCPHGRPVIIKFTQTEIEKLFKRIM; this is translated from the coding sequence ATGGGAAAGATTATACAATTAGATGATAACTTAAGCAATTTAATCGCTGCTGGTGAAGTTGTTGAAAATATGGCTAGTGTCGTAAAAGAACTAGTAGAAAACTCAATTGATGCGAATAGTGCAAACATTCGCATTGAACTACAAGAATATGGTCTAAACGAAATTAAAATTGTTGATGACGGTGACGGTATGAGTTTAGAAGATATGAAAATGGCTGTCAAAAGACATGCCACTTCTAAAATCAAAACCGCTAATGATTTATTCCATATCAATAGTTTAGGTTTTAGAGGAGAAGCTTTACCAAGTATTGCTAGTGTTTCCCATTTAGAAATTATTAGTAGCGAAGGTGAACTTGGCCACCGTATCTTTTACCTAAAAGGTGAATTAAAAGAAAGCGGAGAATATGCTCCAAGAAAAGGAACAAGTATTGCTGTTAGATACTTATTTTATAATACCCCAGCTCGTTTAAAACATTTAAAAGCAACTAATACTGAATTAAGCTATATCGTTGATTACATCAACAAAATAGCTCTTTCTCATCCAGAGATTAGTTTTACTTTATCAAATAATAATAAACAACTATTTAAATCTAATGGTAGTTCTGAATACTTAAAAGTACTATCTAATATATACAATATTGATATCATCAAGAATATGGTTAAGTTTGAAAATAAGAACCAATACTTTGAAATCAATGGTTATCTAACAAAACCAATCTTCTCTCGTTCTTCAAGAACACATATCACCGTTATTGCTAATAACCGTATGATTAAAAACAATAAAGTAATCAACGCAGTAACTGAAGGTTTTAGAACATATTTACCAATTGGTAAATATCCAATCGTATTTCTAAATATTACTTTAGATCCCCTTCTAATAGATGTAAATGTTCATCCACAAAAATTAGAAGTTAAGTTCACAGAAGAAAGAATGTTGTTATCGTTAATTAAAACAACTATCAATGATACATTAAAAACTTTATCTCTAATCCCAGAGATTAAAGAAGAAGCACCTAAACAAGTATTTGTAAATGAATCATTAGATTTACGACAAGAAGATAAGACAGAAAAAACATATAAATATGAGGATCTTAAATTTAAATCAAAAGACAAACAACCAAGTCTTGTAAAAGAAGATTTTGTAAACTATATCAACAATCTAGTTGAAAAGAAAAAAGAGAAAGATATTCACAATGAACTAGTTATTGAAGAGAAACTTGTTGAAGAAAAATTAGAAGTAAAAGAAATAAAAAGACCTAGTTTACCAAGGTTAGAATATATCGGACAATATCTCGGGACATACTTAATTGCCCAGAATGAAGAAGGCCTATATCTTGTCGATCAGCACGCTGCTGCTGAACGAGTAAGATATGAGAATTACTACAACCGTATGAGTACTGTTGAAGTGATTTCTACAGAATTACTTATTCCAATCACTTTAAATTTATCTAATCAAGAAGTGTTAGCTCTAGAAGATAATCTAGAAGTGTTTAAACCTCTTGGGTTAGAACTGATCGTAAATGATTATATGGGTGTTGATATCTTAAAAGTACCAACATGGTTCCCTGAAACATTTGAAAGAATCTATACTGAAGAAATTGTTAGATATGTTTTAGAAGGTAAAGATGTCACAATTGGTGAAATCAGAGATTCACTCGCAAAAAGCCTATCTTGTAAACACAGTATAAAAGCTAACAAATTCATTAATAAAAATGAAATTGAAAAACTACTTGCTGATTTAGAAAAAACAGTAAACCCATATACTTGCCCTCACGGCAGACCTGTAATTATTAAATTTACCCAAACAGAAATTGAAAAACTGTTTAAAAGGATAATGTAA
- a CDS encoding Acetyltransferase (GNAT) family protein has product MITLRDVTTEDSIIIYQWKNDSYLQQMALGPDYETTISAQQDDIEKTLETEFSEYKMILLDDQPIGYIRIDYMDETKEMVWLRFALGEERGHGYAEEALRIYLEGLFRRGIKRIEGEVYEINVPSHKIMTKLGFINEGIKRKAHFIGSEYIDIYVYGLLEEDYNK; this is encoded by the coding sequence ATGATTACATTACGTGATGTAACTACAGAAGATTCGATTATTATTTATCAGTGGAAAAATGACTCATATCTTCAACAAATGGCTCTAGGTCCAGACTATGAAACAACTATTTCAGCTCAACAAGATGACATTGAAAAAACACTAGAAACAGAATTTAGTGAATACAAAATGATTCTTCTTGACGACCAACCAATCGGTTATATAAGAATCGATTATATGGATGAAACAAAAGAAATGGTCTGGTTACGATTTGCCCTTGGTGAAGAACGAGGACATGGTTATGCTGAAGAAGCTTTAAGAATCTATCTAGAAGGTTTATTTAGAAGAGGTATTAAACGAATCGAAGGAGAAGTTTATGAAATAAACGTTCCTTCTCATAAAATCATGACAAAACTAGGATTTATTAATGAAGGTATTAAAAGAAAAGCTCACTTCATTGGTAGTGAGTATATTGATATCTATGTTTATGGATTACTAGAAGAAGACTACAACAAATAA
- the msrB gene encoding Peptide methionine sulfoxide reductase MsrB codes for MNKYQDNISKLNDIQYKVTQENATERPFTSEYDKETREGIYIDIVSKEVLFSSNDKFDAHCGWPSFTRPVKEEVVKEIKDKTHGMIRTEIRSKDADSHLGHVFPDGPNGSLRYCINGASLEFVPLSELEQRGYSEYLALFK; via the coding sequence ATGAATAAATATCAAGATAATATAAGTAAACTTAATGATATACAATATAAAGTGACCCAAGAAAATGCGACAGAAAGACCTTTTACTAGTGAATACGATAAAGAAACAAGAGAAGGTATTTATATTGATATCGTCTCTAAAGAAGTCCTCTTCTCATCAAATGATAAATTTGATGCTCATTGTGGGTGGCCTTCTTTTACGAGACCAGTAAAAGAAGAGGTAGTAAAAGAAATTAAAGATAAAACACATGGTATGATTAGAACTGAGATAAGAAGTAAAGATGCTGACTCTCATCTAGGACATGTTTTTCCTGATGGACCTAATGGTAGTTTAAGATACTGTATAAATGGAGCTAGTCTTGAATTCGTTCCATTATCAGAGTTAGAACAAAGAGGTTATAGTGAATACTTGGCTCTCTTTAAATAG
- a CDS encoding hypothetical protein (MlrC C-terminus): MLKNNESSKKYRIVVGGIHIESTTFTSYISSRSDFRIKKGNELLESYPWFNNKIYNCELVPLINARAIPGGYVCKEFYGEWLNEFTTLLISEMSKGEIHGVLLDVHGAMSVQGMIDVEGELAHTIREIVGPEVIISTTMDLHGNVSDKLFKASDLLTCYRTAPHIDTNETRQRAFENLLLVLNRSDDKLVKAKIDMPILLPGEKTSTEVEPGKTLYKKIEEVCLNERIIDAAIWMGFPWADQERCHASIVVTGKDESTVRNEIRKLSEYFWQIKDDFKFVGPTSSPDDAIKIALSSEITPYFISDTGDNPGAGGSGDLNIMLRKFLEICNTQNITKRILFSSIFDRKVIDSVYKYKIGEEVKLSLGGNVDPEFAEPLKIKAKVLRFFNGGIAGKCAIIGIDNIEVIVTENRYQYGTLNAYRIAGINEFSEYDIIVVKMGYLEPDLSNGAKDWIMALSNGAVNQDLLNIEYKYIRKPLYPFDQFEFIPSITVLVK; this comes from the coding sequence ATGCTTAAGAATAATGAGAGTTCTAAGAAATACCGAATAGTTGTTGGTGGAATACATATCGAATCAACAACATTTACCTCATATATTTCTAGTAGAAGTGATTTTAGAATAAAAAAAGGTAATGAGTTACTTGAGTCTTATCCATGGTTTAATAATAAGATATATAATTGTGAACTTGTACCGCTAATTAATGCTAGAGCTATCCCTGGAGGATATGTATGTAAGGAGTTTTATGGTGAATGGTTAAATGAGTTTACTACACTATTAATCAGCGAAATGTCTAAAGGAGAAATCCACGGTGTTTTACTTGATGTTCATGGGGCGATGAGTGTCCAAGGGATGATAGATGTTGAAGGTGAACTTGCCCATACAATTAGAGAAATAGTTGGTCCTGAGGTTATAATCTCCACAACCATGGATTTACACGGTAATGTTTCTGATAAACTCTTTAAAGCATCTGATCTACTGACATGTTATAGAACTGCCCCGCACATTGATACAAATGAAACAAGGCAAAGAGCTTTTGAGAATCTGCTGCTAGTGCTTAATCGTAGTGACGATAAATTAGTTAAGGCGAAGATTGATATGCCAATATTATTACCTGGAGAAAAAACTTCAACTGAAGTAGAACCAGGTAAGACTTTATATAAAAAAATAGAAGAAGTATGTTTGAATGAAAGAATTATTGATGCTGCGATATGGATGGGATTTCCTTGGGCAGATCAAGAAAGGTGTCATGCTTCAATCGTAGTGACAGGAAAAGATGAATCAACTGTTAGAAATGAAATTAGAAAGCTATCAGAGTATTTTTGGCAAATCAAAGATGATTTTAAATTTGTCGGACCTACCTCATCTCCTGATGATGCAATTAAAATTGCATTATCATCAGAGATTACTCCCTATTTTATATCTGACACAGGAGATAATCCTGGGGCAGGTGGCTCAGGTGACTTAAACATAATGCTCCGTAAATTTCTTGAGATATGTAATACGCAAAATATAACTAAACGTATTTTGTTTTCATCTATTTTTGATAGAAAGGTAATTGATTCGGTATATAAATACAAAATAGGTGAAGAAGTAAAACTATCATTAGGAGGTAATGTTGATCCTGAGTTTGCTGAACCACTAAAGATTAAGGCAAAAGTGTTACGATTTTTCAACGGTGGAATAGCTGGTAAATGCGCAATTATTGGGATTGATAATATTGAAGTTATAGTCACAGAAAACAGATATCAATACGGGACACTGAATGCGTATAGAATTGCTGGGATTAATGAGTTCTCTGAGTATGACATAATTGTAGTGAAAATGGGATACTTAGAACCAGATTTAAGCAATGGTGCTAAAGATTGGATTATGGCATTATCAAACGGAGCTGTAAACCAAGACTTATTAAATATAGAGTATAAATATATTAGAAAACCTTTATACCCCTTTGATCAGTTTGAGTTTATCCCAAGTATCACAGTACTTGTTAAATAG
- a CDS encoding Aldose 1-epimerase, translating to MNITLKNKTLEVEIDAFGAELKSIQYNDIEYLWQGDPEYWKRNSPVLFPIVGRLLDDEYIYEDKTYKLTQHGFARDMQFELLESSDNKVLFLLRENETSLQRYPFTFNLFIGYEVIDNRIVVTWKVENTNDKEMYFQIGAHPAFNFLNGSYIDINKVTNQYLLEGTPYVQDITANIKYDSIEIDNTTFTKDAIVVDNIDYITLRDDTKSVSIHCNNFPFLGLWTKLIDNENAPFICLEPWHGIADFSFHDKQLVTKKGINILQKGEIFNATYYIELK from the coding sequence ATGAATATAACACTTAAGAATAAGACTTTAGAAGTAGAAATTGATGCTTTTGGTGCGGAGTTAAAAAGCATTCAGTATAATGACATAGAATATTTATGGCAAGGAGATCCAGAATACTGGAAGCGAAATAGTCCAGTGCTTTTTCCTATTGTTGGTAGATTATTAGATGATGAATATATATACGAAGATAAAACATATAAACTGACTCAACACGGGTTTGCGAGAGACATGCAGTTTGAATTATTAGAATCATCTGATAACAAAGTATTATTTCTACTAAGAGAGAACGAAACCTCATTACAAAGATATCCATTTACTTTTAACCTCTTTATTGGATACGAAGTAATTGATAATAGAATAGTAGTTACTTGGAAAGTAGAAAACACCAATGATAAAGAGATGTACTTTCAAATCGGTGCACATCCTGCATTTAACTTCTTAAACGGATCGTATATTGATATCAACAAAGTAACAAATCAATATCTATTAGAAGGAACACCTTATGTTCAAGATATAACAGCTAATATCAAGTATGATAGTATTGAAATCGATAACACCACATTTACTAAAGATGCTATAGTAGTAGATAACATCGATTACATTACACTAAGAGATGATACTAAATCAGTATCAATACATTGTAATAACTTTCCATTCTTAGGACTATGGACAAAACTAATAGATAATGAAAATGCACCATTTATTTGTTTAGAACCATGGCATGGAATTGCAGATTTTTCATTTCATGATAAGCAATTAGTAACAAAAAAAGGAATCAATATATTACAAAAAGGAGAAATATTCAACGCTACATACTATATAGAGTTGAAGTAA
- the xre_2 gene encoding HTH-type transcriptional regulator Xre, whose product MIAKTGNRISSLRKNRNLSQEDLAELLNVSRQTISKWENQEVLPDAYNLIGLSKIFRVSIDELLLGKTHSMYSSTNLMSEMKQKRDKFNLYGRIFAIVASILFIVPLIILESIGIPDPPMGIIAAGLVSLFGILFAIAVTFFVKSYNFSNEYKYLERLEFEKSGNNQDKEE is encoded by the coding sequence ATGATTGCCAAAACAGGAAATAGGATTTCGAGTTTACGTAAAAATAGAAATTTAAGTCAAGAAGATTTAGCAGAATTGCTAAATGTAAGTCGTCAAACAATTAGTAAATGGGAAAATCAAGAAGTGTTACCAGATGCTTATAATTTAATTGGATTATCAAAGATATTTAGAGTATCAATTGATGAGCTATTATTAGGAAAAACACATTCAATGTATAGTTCAACAAACTTGATGTCAGAAATGAAGCAAAAAAGAGATAAATTCAATTTATATGGTAGAATTTTTGCTATAGTAGCATCAATATTATTTATAGTTCCTTTAATTATCCTAGAATCAATTGGCATTCCCGATCCACCAATGGGAATTATTGCTGCAGGATTGGTTAGTTTATTTGGAATTTTATTCGCTATTGCAGTAACATTTTTTGTGAAAAGCTATAATTTTAGTAACGAGTATAAATATTTAGAAAGACTAGAATTCGAAAAAAGTGGAAATAATCAAGATAAAGAAGAGTAA
- the mutS gene encoding DNA mismatch repair protein MutS: MEVIDKSQYTPMMRQYLTIKEDYNDAIVFFRLGDFYEMFFTDAFLASRELEIQLTARDAGTKEKVPMCGVPHHAAEAYIERLINKGYKVAICEQVQDPKDAKGIVKRDVVRLITPGTYIESKSEEINYIAAIGINANNYTISYLDLSTGDTYSIILPKDLNILINELLQISPKEIIISNFFDETHLEKYIKAEGVVVSINNEYDSPDVFNNLFKELPSKEEKKTFRRLLNYIIRTQKRELMHLKQVVILEASSYLRMDSNTVRNLELTETLRQNNRIGSLFWLIDKCETAMGSRYLKKQILRPLVNKDVLETRYDTIDILNKEFIIKQEIKDLLKNVYDLERIVGRISYGNTNAKDLVQLRRSLSIVPELKEKLLSLNNSHTDYLANSLDALKVFYNLLDVSIDNEPPLTIKEGKIIKEGYNSELDEIKNAALNIKEWLKELAEQERERTGIKKLKIGYNRVFGYYIEIPKGQVSNVLDEYGYTRKQTLSNSERYITPELKQKETIILTSEEKSVALEYELFIEVRDIARTHISVIQKNANLLSEIDMLISLSIISEDLNLSRPILVDDNTIKIIDSRHPVVEKVLTDEVFVPNDIILDTHTDILLITGPNMSGKSTYMRQMALTTILAQIGSFVPARSAEIPVFDSIFTRIGAADDLVSGKSTFMVEMLDANNAIKNATENSLILFDEMGRGTATYDGMALAQAIIEYIHEKIKCKTFFSTHYHELTDLDKSLSKLRNVHVSAKDQNGKIIFLHKVKEGPTDKSYGINVASLADLPKGLIERSKLILADLEKSHQQLSDDTSINLFNFDDYEVEEEKPEVTNELVEILKDVDIDELTPLEALNLLSKIINKI; encoded by the coding sequence ATGGAAGTAATCGATAAATCACAATATACGCCTATGATGCGTCAATATTTAACAATTAAGGAAGACTATAACGATGCTATAGTCTTTTTTCGTCTAGGAGACTTCTATGAAATGTTCTTTACAGATGCATTTCTAGCTTCTAGAGAATTAGAAATACAGTTGACAGCACGAGATGCTGGAACTAAAGAAAAAGTTCCAATGTGCGGTGTACCACACCACGCAGCAGAAGCCTATATTGAGAGATTAATCAACAAAGGATATAAAGTAGCTATTTGTGAACAAGTCCAAGATCCTAAAGATGCTAAAGGGATCGTAAAAAGGGATGTTGTTAGATTAATCACACCAGGGACTTATATTGAAAGTAAAAGTGAAGAGATTAACTATATAGCCGCAATAGGTATAAATGCTAATAACTACACAATAAGTTATTTAGACTTATCAACAGGGGATACTTATTCAATTATCTTACCTAAAGATCTAAATATCTTAATCAATGAATTACTGCAGATTTCACCAAAAGAAATTATTATTTCCAATTTCTTTGATGAAACTCATTTAGAAAAATATATTAAAGCTGAAGGTGTCGTAGTTTCAATCAACAATGAATATGATTCTCCTGATGTCTTTAATAACCTATTTAAAGAATTACCTTCAAAAGAAGAAAAGAAAACTTTTAGAAGGTTATTAAACTATATAATTAGAACCCAAAAAAGAGAACTAATGCATCTAAAACAAGTTGTTATTTTAGAAGCGAGTTCTTATTTAAGAATGGATTCTAATACTGTTAGAAATCTAGAATTAACAGAGACCTTAAGACAAAATAACCGCATTGGTAGTTTATTTTGGTTGATTGACAAATGTGAAACCGCAATGGGTTCACGTTATCTAAAAAAACAAATCCTACGACCTTTAGTTAATAAAGATGTCTTAGAAACTAGATACGATACAATCGATATCTTAAATAAAGAATTCATCATCAAACAAGAAATTAAAGACTTACTTAAGAATGTCTATGATTTAGAAAGAATTGTCGGAAGAATTAGTTATGGTAATACTAATGCTAAAGACTTAGTTCAACTAAGAAGAAGTTTAAGTATTGTTCCTGAACTAAAAGAGAAACTACTTTCTTTAAATAATTCTCATACTGATTACTTGGCTAATTCATTAGATGCCTTAAAAGTTTTCTACAACTTACTTGATGTTTCCATTGATAATGAACCACCTTTAACTATCAAAGAAGGTAAAATCATTAAAGAAGGTTACAACAGCGAACTTGATGAAATCAAGAACGCTGCATTAAACATAAAAGAATGGCTTAAAGAACTCGCAGAACAAGAACGTGAAAGAACCGGTATTAAGAAACTAAAAATCGGTTATAACCGTGTCTTTGGTTATTATATTGAAATACCTAAAGGACAAGTTTCAAATGTTTTAGATGAATACGGATATACAAGAAAACAAACACTATCAAATAGTGAAAGATATATCACCCCAGAACTAAAACAAAAAGAGACAATTATCTTAACTTCAGAAGAGAAAAGTGTTGCTTTAGAATATGAGTTATTTATTGAAGTAAGAGATATTGCTCGTACACATATAAGTGTTATTCAAAAAAACGCTAATTTGTTAAGTGAAATTGATATGCTAATTAGCTTATCAATTATTAGTGAAGACTTAAACTTAAGTCGTCCGATATTAGTTGATGATAATACAATCAAGATTATTGATTCAAGACATCCTGTTGTTGAAAAAGTACTAACTGATGAAGTTTTTGTACCTAACGATATTATCTTAGATACTCATACTGATATATTATTAATCACTGGACCTAATATGAGTGGTAAATCAACTTATATGAGACAGATGGCTTTAACAACTATCTTAGCGCAAATTGGGAGTTTTGTTCCAGCAAGAAGTGCCGAGATTCCAGTCTTTGATTCCATCTTCACAAGAATCGGTGCAGCTGATGATTTAGTGAGCGGTAAATCAACTTTTATGGTTGAAATGTTAGACGCTAATAACGCAATTAAAAACGCTACAGAAAACTCTCTGATTCTTTTTGATGAAATGGGTCGAGGGACTGCGACTTATGATGGTATGGCTTTAGCTCAAGCCATCATAGAATATATCCATGAAAAGATTAAATGTAAAACTTTCTTTAGTACTCATTACCATGAACTAACTGATTTAGATAAATCATTATCTAAACTACGTAATGTTCATGTTAGCGCAAAAGACCAAAACGGGAAAATCATCTTCTTACATAAAGTAAAAGAAGGACCTACCGATAAATCATACGGTATCAATGTTGCTAGTTTAGCAGATTTACCAAAAGGATTAATTGAGCGTTCAAAATTAATCTTAGCTGATCTAGAAAAATCACATCAACAACTTTCTGATGATACTTCAATTAATCTTTTCAACTTCGATGATTATGAAGTAGAAGAAGAAAAACCTGAAGTAACAAATGAATTAGTTGAAATCCTAAAAGATGTTGATATTGATGAACTAACACCACTTGAAGCACTAAACTTACTGAGTAAAATCATAAATAAAATATAG
- the miaB gene encoding (Dimethylallyl)adenosine tRNA methylthiotransferase MiaB, whose protein sequence is MAKNYSKYFVKPSIKDARKRKEKETEVINFDDYFNIKGFGKNKTYKIETFGCQANEADTEKIEGILRALDFTESEKLEDADLILLNTCAVRENAENRVFGELGRLKQFKRNNPDLILGICGCMPQEEKVVNRILEKIPHVDLVFGTHNIYKLPEYLETVILSKERVIEVYSQEGSVVENLPRIRENSRKAWVNIMYGCDEFCTYCIVPYTRGKERSRLPEHILSEVQTLINEGYKEITLLGQNVNSYGNDFTDLDYRFKNLLDDLHQMAIERVRFTTSHPKDFDEETVKILAKGGNLMPYIHLPVQSGNNDVLKRMNRKYTKESYIQLVNWIYKYVPNASLTTDIIVGFPGETEDQFQDTLELVKTCKFEGAYTFIYSKREGTPAAKYEDEITYEEKKDRLNRLMDIVNDGYLVGTKRFEGKVVKVLVDGLSKSKDTVLAGYTENNKLVNFAGPEELIGTIVKVLVTESKTWSMFGEIVE, encoded by the coding sequence ATGGCAAAAAATTATTCAAAATATTTCGTGAAACCATCAATAAAAGATGCACGAAAAAGAAAAGAAAAGGAAACTGAAGTCATTAATTTTGATGACTATTTCAATATTAAGGGATTTGGGAAAAACAAGACATACAAGATAGAGACATTTGGGTGTCAAGCGAATGAAGCAGATACTGAAAAAATCGAAGGTATTTTACGAGCTTTAGACTTCACTGAAAGTGAAAAGCTAGAAGATGCTGACTTAATACTTCTTAACACATGCGCTGTCCGTGAAAACGCTGAAAATAGAGTTTTTGGTGAGCTAGGTAGACTTAAGCAATTTAAAAGAAATAACCCTGATTTAATACTTGGAATCTGTGGGTGTATGCCACAAGAGGAGAAAGTTGTAAATCGAATATTAGAGAAAATACCACATGTAGACTTGGTCTTTGGAACTCATAATATATACAAATTACCTGAGTACCTAGAGACTGTTATTCTTTCAAAAGAGAGAGTTATAGAAGTTTATAGCCAAGAAGGTAGCGTTGTAGAGAATCTTCCTCGAATTAGAGAGAATTCTCGAAAAGCATGGGTAAACATTATGTATGGTTGTGATGAGTTCTGTACTTATTGCATTGTACCGTACACAAGAGGAAAAGAAAGAAGTAGATTACCTGAACATATTTTAAGTGAAGTTCAAACACTAATAAATGAGGGGTATAAAGAGATTACTCTTCTAGGACAAAACGTAAATAGCTATGGTAATGACTTTACCGATTTGGATTATCGCTTTAAAAATTTACTTGACGATCTTCACCAAATGGCTATAGAACGCGTTAGATTCACAACATCACACCCTAAAGATTTCGATGAAGAAACAGTAAAGATTTTAGCTAAAGGTGGAAATCTAATGCCTTATATTCATCTTCCTGTTCAATCTGGTAACAATGATGTACTTAAGAGAATGAATCGTAAATATACCAAAGAATCATATATTCAATTAGTAAATTGGATATATAAGTATGTACCTAATGCTTCGTTGACTACAGATATTATAGTTGGGTTCCCTGGAGAGACAGAAGACCAATTTCAAGATACCTTAGAATTGGTCAAAACATGTAAATTTGAAGGAGCTTATACATTTATCTATTCAAAACGAGAAGGAACTCCTGCAGCAAAATATGAAGATGAAATAACTTATGAAGAAAAGAAAGATCGTCTAAATAGATTAATGGATATTGTAAATGATGGATATCTAGTTGGAACAAAACGTTTTGAAGGCAAAGTTGTAAAAGTTCTTGTAGATGGTTTATCTAAGAGCAAAGATACTGTTCTTGCTGGTTATACAGAAAATAATAAACTTGTCAATTTTGCAGGTCCTGAAGAACTAATAGGAACTATCGTAAAAGTTCTAGTTACTGAATCGAAAACATGGTCTATGTTTGGTGAAATCGTTGAATAA
- a CDS encoding Calcineurin-like phosphoesterase, whose protein sequence is MRVLFIGDVFGTLGQKALAKYLPKLKEEYKPNLIFLNGENIDKGFGISEKIYKDLMKQGISVVTMGNHTFRNKQLFEFIEGSNIIRPANYDESVPGNGYKTIKFNDEEVTVINLMGRVFMGDPLDNPFKIVDQILEHITSEHIFVDFHAEATSEKIALAHYLDGRVTAVVGTHTHVPTADAMTFPNGTMYITDIGMTGAKYGILGADVETQVNKFITGLRGRVVEEKEGPLQFNAVFIDTVTNKIKSINIYE, encoded by the coding sequence ATGCGAGTTTTATTTATAGGTGATGTTTTTGGAACTTTAGGACAAAAGGCTTTGGCTAAGTATTTACCTAAATTAAAGGAAGAATACAAACCAAACTTAATTTTCCTGAATGGTGAAAACATCGATAAAGGTTTTGGAATATCAGAGAAGATTTATAAAGATTTAATGAAACAAGGTATTAGTGTAGTAACAATGGGTAACCATACATTTAGAAATAAGCAATTATTTGAGTTTATTGAAGGTTCAAATATAATTAGACCAGCTAATTATGATGAATCTGTACCTGGTAATGGGTATAAAACAATTAAGTTTAATGATGAAGAAGTAACAGTGATAAACTTGATGGGGCGCGTATTTATGGGGGATCCACTTGATAACCCATTTAAAATAGTGGACCAAATATTAGAACATATTACATCAGAACATATCTTTGTTGATTTCCATGCGGAAGCAACAAGTGAGAAAATCGCATTAGCTCATTATTTAGATGGAAGAGTTACTGCAGTAGTTGGAACACATACTCATGTACCAACAGCAGACGCTATGACTTTCCCAAACGGAACAATGTATATAACTGATATTGGAATGACAGGAGCTAAATATGGTATCCTAGGCGCTGATGTTGAAACACAAGTTAATAAGTTTATAACAGGCTTAAGAGGCCGCGTTGTTGAAGAAAAAGAAGGACCATTGCAATTCAATGCAGTGTTTATCGATACAGTAACCAATAAAATAAAATCAATTAACATATATGAGTAA